The following coding sequences are from one Roseofilum capinflatum BLCC-M114 window:
- the dnaB gene encoding replicative DNA helicase, whose protein sequence is MVSESNLPALSGTLPPQNIEAEESILGGILLDPEAINRVIDILSPEAFSISAHQKIYQATLTLHNSGKPTDFMTVNSWLSDHNLLDKIGGQSKLVQLLDRTVSAVNIDEYAKLVMDKYLRRKLITAGHEIVQLGYDTATDIKQVLDQAEQKIFNLTQDRVQQGLVSLAETLTHTYEEIQSQSTGEILPGLPCQFYDLDAMTGGFQRSDLIIIAGRPSMGKCLAYDSQIVIDDGSVLTIAQIYQQQQATLLTLGEDWQLKTTQPSDFVDDGIKPVFRVTTCLGRQIETTLTHPFRTLPGWKPLAELKPGVTIAVPREIPIFGSQTLPEPKIKLLAYLIGDGCLTGTTPQFTNADLRLQADFAQAVSSFPGLKISEQTSQGTRQSLDLWGKDAHQKTIPAIIFQLERSQLALFLNRLFATDGWISVLQSGQVQLGYASVSETLIRQLQHLLLRFGIIARLKKRQVKYKSERRPAWQLDITDGRSLQTFIEAIGIFGKEEACFKAQKALQSKRYQTNRDLIPIEVWEEITQVKGTESWKSVGQRAGIVASNLHVGRRCPTRDRLSVIAEALDSEHLQHLATSHIYWDTIVSIELVGYKQVYDLTIPTTHNFIANDICVHNTSFALNIANNIAQSSHLAAAIFSLEMSKEQLALRLLSSEATIESNRLRSGRISQTEWEPLIEAQTNLSELPIYIDDTANTTVTQMRSQVRRLQAEQGQLGLVLLDYLQLMEGSSDNRVQELSKITRQLKGLARELNVPVIALSQLSRSVESRTNKRPMMSDLRESGCLAGDTLIPLADEGIEVPIQNLLGCSHFTVWAVNLENLKIEKAIVTKVFSTGIKPVFRLTTALGRKIQATSNHPFLTIDGWKRLDQLEIGSYIALPRILPSLKHSSMSDKHLALSLYPSPTGEGLSPLLLREKGLGDEGQRSTLANSEIYWDRVVSIEACGEAEVYDLTVPGYHNFVANNIVVHNSIEQDADLVIMLYRDEYYNPDTTDRAIAEVIITKHRNGPTGVVKLLFDPEFTRFRNLAKPQP, encoded by the coding sequence ATGGTCAGCGAGTCCAACCTCCCAGCCCTTTCCGGAACCCTACCGCCCCAAAATATCGAGGCGGAAGAATCCATCCTGGGCGGTATTTTGCTCGACCCAGAAGCCATTAATCGGGTGATTGATATTCTCAGCCCGGAAGCCTTTTCCATCTCCGCACACCAAAAAATTTATCAAGCCACTCTCACCCTTCACAACAGTGGCAAACCCACGGACTTTATGACCGTGAATAGTTGGCTCTCTGACCATAATCTATTAGACAAAATTGGCGGTCAGAGCAAACTGGTACAACTGCTAGACCGTACCGTAAGCGCGGTCAATATCGACGAGTACGCCAAACTCGTCATGGATAAATATCTGCGTCGTAAACTGATTACCGCAGGTCATGAAATTGTGCAGTTGGGCTATGATACTGCCACCGATATTAAACAAGTTCTTGACCAAGCCGAACAAAAAATCTTTAATCTCACCCAAGACCGGGTACAACAAGGTCTGGTTTCTTTAGCGGAAACTTTAACCCACACCTACGAAGAAATCCAATCCCAAAGCACTGGGGAAATTTTACCGGGTCTGCCTTGCCAATTTTACGATCTTGATGCCATGACCGGGGGATTTCAGCGATCGGATTTGATTATTATTGCTGGCCGGCCGTCCATGGGGAAATGTTTAGCCTATGATAGTCAAATTGTCATAGATGATGGTTCAGTATTAACCATTGCCCAGATTTATCAGCAACAGCAGGCTACACTTTTAACTTTGGGAGAAGATTGGCAACTGAAAACCACTCAACCTTCGGACTTTGTAGATGATGGCATAAAGCCCGTTTTTCGAGTAACAACTTGTTTGGGAAGACAGATTGAGACCACACTCACTCACCCTTTTCGTACCCTACCTGGATGGAAACCCCTGGCTGAGTTGAAACCGGGTGTGACTATTGCTGTACCGCGTGAAATCCCAATTTTTGGCAGCCAAACTCTACCTGAACCTAAAATTAAATTATTGGCTTATTTAATTGGTGATGGCTGTCTGACAGGGACAACTCCCCAATTTACGAATGCTGATTTGAGACTACAAGCTGATTTTGCCCAAGCGGTTTCCTCTTTCCCTGGTCTGAAAATATCTGAACAAACCTCTCAAGGGACAAGACAAAGTTTGGACTTATGGGGGAAAGATGCACACCAAAAAACGATTCCAGCAATTATCTTTCAATTGGAGCGATCGCAGCTTGCTTTGTTTCTCAACCGACTTTTTGCTACAGATGGCTGGATCAGTGTGTTACAGAGTGGACAAGTTCAGCTAGGCTATGCCAGTGTTAGCGAAACGTTAATAAGACAGCTACAACATCTACTCCTGCGCTTCGGAATCATTGCTCGGCTAAAAAAACGGCAAGTTAAATATAAGTCAGAAAGAAGACCCGCATGGCAACTGGATATTACTGATGGGCGATCGCTACAAACATTTATTGAAGCCATTGGGATTTTTGGTAAAGAAGAAGCTTGCTTCAAAGCACAGAAGGCTTTACAGTCTAAACGATATCAAACCAACCGAGATTTGATTCCCATAGAAGTATGGGAAGAAATTACCCAGGTTAAGGGGACAGAAAGTTGGAAATCAGTAGGACAACGGGCAGGAATTGTTGCCAGTAACCTCCACGTCGGGCGCAGATGTCCCACACGCGATCGCTTGAGTGTCATCGCTGAAGCCTTAGATTCTGAACATCTCCAGCATTTAGCAACTAGTCATATCTATTGGGATACAATCGTCTCGATTGAATTAGTGGGCTATAAACAAGTTTATGATTTAACTATTCCCACAACTCACAACTTTATCGCCAATGACATTTGTGTTCATAATACCAGTTTTGCCTTGAATATTGCCAATAATATTGCCCAATCGAGCCATCTAGCCGCCGCGATTTTTAGTTTAGAGATGTCGAAAGAGCAATTAGCGCTGCGTCTGCTCTCTAGTGAAGCAACCATTGAAAGTAATCGTCTGCGATCGGGGCGGATTAGTCAAACGGAATGGGAGCCTTTAATTGAGGCGCAAACGAATTTGTCTGAGTTGCCGATTTATATTGATGATACGGCTAATACTACCGTGACTCAGATGCGATCGCAAGTTCGTCGGCTACAAGCAGAACAAGGACAACTGGGATTAGTGTTGCTCGACTACCTGCAACTGATGGAAGGTAGCAGCGATAACCGGGTGCAAGAACTCTCCAAAATTACTCGGCAACTCAAGGGACTGGCACGGGAGTTAAATGTGCCGGTTATTGCGTTGTCTCAGTTGAGTCGCTCTGTAGAGTCACGCACTAATAAGCGGCCGATGATGTCAGATTTGAGGGAATCAGGTTGTTTAGCTGGAGATACTCTAATCCCTTTAGCTGATGAAGGGATTGAAGTTCCGATTCAGAATTTACTTGGTTGCTCTCACTTTACAGTTTGGGCAGTTAATTTAGAAAATTTGAAAATTGAAAAAGCGATAGTGACTAAAGTCTTCTCAACAGGAATTAAGCCTGTTTTTAGGCTCACAACTGCTTTAGGACGTAAAATTCAAGCCACGTCGAATCATCCATTTTTAACCATTGATGGATGGAAACGGCTGGATCAGTTAGAAATTGGCTCTTATATTGCTCTACCTCGAATATTACCGAGTCTAAAACATTCATCTATGAGTGATAAACATCTAGCCCTCTCCCTATATCCCTCTCCCACGGGAGAGGGACTTTCCCCCCTTCTCCTGCGGGAGAAGGGGTTGGGGGATGAGGGGCAACGGTCTACTTTAGCCAATAGTGAGATTTATTGGGATCGAGTAGTTTCTATAGAAGCTTGTGGAGAAGCAGAAGTTTATGATTTAACGGTTCCTGGTTATCACAATTTTGTGGCTAATAATATCGTTGTTCACAATAGCATTGAACAGGACGCGGATTTGGTGATTATGTTATACCGAGATGAGTATTATAATCCCGATACCACCGATCGCGCGATCGCCGAAGTGATCATCACCAAGCACCGCAACGGCCCCACCGGAGTCGTGAAACTGCTCTTCGACCCCGAATTTACCCGCTTCCGCAACCTCGCCAAACCCCAGCCTTAG
- the cobM gene encoding precorrin-4 C(11)-methyltransferase, giving the protein MTETPLKPAVYIVGAGPGDPELLTVRAQRILAQADVILYANSLVPKQMLQDTREDAELIPTGHQTLESILPMMIERVRQGRVVVRLHSGDPSLYSAIGEQIQGLSEAGIPFEIVPGISAFQLAAARLGVELTVPELVQTIILTRVSGRASQMPSGEELESLAAHQASLCLYLAARHVERSQEQLLRHYPADTPVAICYRLGWPDEKIVVVPLEKMARETQEQELIRTTLYVISPALQGMGGRSQLYHPDHSHLFRP; this is encoded by the coding sequence ATGACTGAAACCCCCCTAAAACCTGCCGTTTATATTGTGGGTGCTGGCCCTGGTGACCCGGAATTGCTCACAGTTCGCGCTCAACGGATTTTGGCGCAAGCGGATGTGATTCTGTATGCCAATTCTTTGGTTCCCAAGCAGATGTTGCAGGACACCCGTGAGGATGCCGAATTGATTCCGACGGGTCATCAAACCCTAGAGTCTATTTTGCCGATGATGATTGAGCGGGTGCGTCAAGGTCGGGTAGTGGTGCGGTTGCATTCGGGCGATCCGAGTTTGTATAGTGCGATCGGCGAGCAGATTCAAGGATTATCAGAAGCAGGAATTCCGTTTGAAATTGTACCGGGAATTAGTGCGTTTCAGTTAGCGGCTGCCCGGTTGGGGGTGGAGTTAACAGTTCCGGAGTTGGTACAGACGATTATTTTAACCCGCGTCAGTGGTCGAGCCTCTCAAATGCCTTCGGGGGAAGAGTTGGAGTCTTTAGCGGCCCATCAAGCGAGTTTGTGTTTGTATTTGGCAGCTCGTCATGTGGAACGCTCCCAGGAGCAGCTATTACGGCATTATCCGGCAGATACTCCGGTGGCGATTTGCTATCGGTTGGGATGGCCCGATGAGAAGATTGTGGTGGTTCCCTTGGAGAAGATGGCCCGCGAGACTCAGGAGCAGGAGTTAATACGGACGACATTGTATGTGATTAGTCCGGCGCTTCAGGGGATGGGAGGGCGATCGCAGCTTTATCATCCAGATCATTCCCATTTGTTTCGTCCTTGA
- the lgt gene encoding prolipoprotein diacylglyceryl transferase: MLSGRETLIVSFEIGWNTSILPLAFEFASPGPIIFQIGNLAIRWYGLLIASAVLLGVTLSQYLAERRGVDPEAIGDLAIALVVGAIPAARLYYVLFQWPNYADNPGQIFAIWKGGIAIHGAILGGLVAALIFARLNRISFWMLTDLVAPSLILGQAIGRWGNFFNSEAFGKPTDLPWKLFIPLDRRPPEYVEFDYFHPTFLYESLWNLVVFALLLGLFFWGLNRKPPLKLGTLFMVYMIGYSLGRVWIEGLRTDSLMFAGLRIAQFVSVGAISLGILGLVWLYVWDRPLPDVVSTGDRQD; encoded by the coding sequence ATGCTTTCGGGGAGAGAGACATTGATAGTCAGCTTTGAGATTGGGTGGAATACTTCTATTTTGCCCTTAGCCTTTGAATTTGCCTCTCCTGGCCCGATTATTTTCCAAATTGGTAATTTAGCGATTCGCTGGTATGGCTTGTTAATTGCTTCGGCGGTTTTGCTGGGGGTTACCTTGTCCCAGTATTTGGCTGAACGCCGGGGTGTCGATCCAGAGGCGATCGGGGATTTGGCGATCGCGTTGGTGGTGGGGGCGATTCCTGCGGCTCGACTCTATTATGTGTTATTCCAATGGCCCAACTATGCGGATAATCCAGGACAGATCTTTGCCATTTGGAAAGGGGGAATTGCTATTCATGGGGCGATTTTAGGCGGTCTGGTGGCGGCTTTGATCTTTGCACGACTGAACCGCATTTCTTTTTGGATGTTGACGGATCTGGTGGCTCCGTCTCTGATTTTAGGCCAGGCGATCGGGCGTTGGGGTAATTTTTTTAATTCTGAAGCCTTTGGCAAACCCACAGATCTCCCCTGGAAGTTGTTTATTCCCCTCGATCGCCGGCCGCCAGAGTATGTTGAATTTGACTATTTTCATCCCACTTTCCTCTATGAGTCTCTGTGGAATCTGGTCGTGTTTGCCCTACTGCTGGGCTTATTCTTTTGGGGATTAAACCGTAAACCCCCCCTAAAACTGGGTACGCTGTTTATGGTCTATATGATTGGCTATAGCTTAGGTCGGGTCTGGATTGAGGGACTGCGTACCGATAGTTTAATGTTCGCGGGCCTCAGAATTGCCCAATTTGTGAGTGTAGGGGCGATTTCTCTGGGGATTTTGGGTTTGGTTTGGCTGTATGTATGGGATCGTCCTTTACCTGATGTGGTCTCGACTGGCGATCGCCAGGACTAA
- the rlmN gene encoding 23S rRNA (adenine(2503)-C(2))-methyltransferase RlmN produces MDSPLLGQSLESLTTWVQNHGQPAYRGRQLHQWLYQKGARSLQEITVFPQAWRQDMAQANIGRSTLYHRAIAPDKTIKYLLQLQDGEIIETVGIPTAKRLTVCVSSQVGCAMGCDFCATGKGGFKRHLQPHEIIDQVLTVQNDFGRRVSHIVFMGMGEPLLNFDSLLNALHCLNKDVGIGQRQITVSTVGIAKRIRQLAQVKLQITLAVSLHASNQPLREQLIPSALRYALPELMEECREYVKITGRRITFEYILLGGVNDLPQHASELAHLLRGFQNHVNLIPYNPISEVDYQRPNSQRIQQFQEILTKHHIAVSVRYSRGLEANAACGQLRASRATES; encoded by the coding sequence ATGGATTCCCCCTTACTCGGTCAATCCCTAGAGTCTCTCACCACTTGGGTACAAAACCACGGCCAACCTGCCTATCGAGGCCGGCAATTACACCAATGGCTTTATCAAAAAGGGGCGCGATCGCTGCAAGAAATTACTGTATTTCCCCAAGCTTGGCGACAAGACATGGCCCAAGCAAACATCGGTCGTTCTACCCTATATCATCGGGCGATCGCCCCTGACAAGACCATTAAATATCTCCTCCAACTCCAGGACGGAGAAATTATTGAAACCGTCGGCATTCCCACCGCAAAACGGCTCACCGTCTGTGTTTCCTCCCAAGTGGGATGTGCCATGGGGTGTGATTTTTGTGCCACAGGTAAAGGCGGATTTAAACGCCATCTCCAACCCCATGAAATCATCGATCAAGTCCTCACCGTGCAAAATGACTTTGGGCGGCGCGTCAGCCATATTGTCTTTATGGGCATGGGTGAACCCCTACTCAACTTCGATTCCCTCTTAAACGCCCTCCACTGTCTCAATAAAGACGTAGGCATCGGACAAAGACAAATCACCGTCTCTACCGTCGGTATTGCCAAACGTATCCGTCAACTCGCCCAAGTGAAACTGCAAATTACCCTTGCCGTCAGTCTCCATGCTTCCAATCAACCCCTGAGAGAACAACTCATCCCTAGCGCTCTCCGCTACGCCTTGCCGGAATTAATGGAGGAATGCCGGGAATACGTGAAAATCACGGGCCGGCGCATTACTTTTGAGTATATTTTATTGGGTGGTGTGAACGATCTGCCCCAACATGCCTCAGAACTTGCCCACCTCCTGCGAGGATTCCAAAATCATGTGAATTTAATCCCCTATAATCCCATTAGTGAAGTCGATTACCAGCGTCCTAACAGTCAGCGTATTCAGCAATTCCAGGAGATTTTGACCAAGCACCATATTGCCGTCAGTGTCCGCTACTCACGGGGTCTGGAAGCGAATGCCGCCTGTGGGCAACTGCGTGCTTCTCGCGCCACTGAGTCATGA
- the glgX gene encoding glycogen debranching protein GlgX gives MERIDIHPTHTYETFKFRRGKPFPFGATLEPGGVNFSIFSSHATSCTLVLFSKGDPKPLVEIPFPEEFRIGNVYSMMVFDLDYENIEYGYRMDGPHDKTEGHWFDPSKILMDPYAKVIGGRDVWGEIPNFKDLYQHRARIVIDDFDWQDDCPLELPPEDLVIYEMHLRSFTQHPSSGVKEKYRGTFAGMREKIDYLKELGVNAVELMPIFEFDEFENHRFNPDTGERLFNYWGYSTVGFFAPKSGYAATGKLGMQVDELKALVKELHKNGIEVILDVVFNHTAEGNELGQIISFRGIDNKVYYMLTPEGYYFNFSGCGNTLNCNHPIVRNIVLDCLRYWAAEYHIDGFRFDLASILGRDRDGTPLTNPPLLEVLAYDPILAKCKLIAEAWDAGGLYQVGSFPSFGRWAEWNGKYRDMLRQFVKGDAEVWDMSHRLMGSPDLYAETNRPPTTSINFITAHDGFTLIDLFSYNEKHNEDNGEGNQDGANDNFSWNCGVEGVTDDPEINALRRRLVKNAIALLMVSQGVPMILMGDEMGRTKQGNNNTYCHDNELNWLDWSLLETNADIFEFFQHCIAFRHAHPVLRRSTHFHHQDLVGSGYADISWHGTQAWNVDWADYSRTLAFLLCGEHAYDGEGKDDYIYVGMNMHWEPLTFEIPQLPDDKQWHLFADTGLTSAQKSWKPGTEAILANQFEQRLCDRSVLILVGR, from the coding sequence ATGGAACGCATTGATATTCATCCCACCCACACCTATGAAACCTTCAAGTTTCGCCGAGGAAAACCCTTTCCCTTTGGGGCAACCTTAGAACCTGGAGGAGTCAATTTTTCCATTTTTTCCAGTCATGCGACTTCCTGTACCCTAGTGCTGTTTAGCAAAGGCGATCCCAAACCCTTGGTAGAAATTCCCTTTCCGGAAGAATTCCGGATTGGGAATGTTTACTCCATGATGGTATTTGACTTGGACTATGAAAATATTGAATATGGCTATCGCATGGATGGCCCCCATGATAAAACCGAAGGCCATTGGTTCGATCCCAGTAAAATCCTCATGGACCCCTACGCTAAAGTCATTGGGGGTCGGGATGTTTGGGGGGAGATACCAAATTTCAAGGATCTCTATCAGCATCGGGCCCGGATTGTGATTGATGATTTTGATTGGCAAGATGACTGCCCTTTAGAATTACCTCCAGAAGATTTAGTTATTTATGAAATGCATCTTCGCAGTTTTACCCAGCATCCTTCATCGGGAGTGAAAGAGAAATATCGGGGAACATTTGCGGGAATGCGGGAGAAAATTGATTATCTGAAGGAATTAGGCGTTAATGCGGTAGAATTAATGCCGATTTTTGAGTTTGATGAGTTTGAAAATCATCGGTTTAATCCGGATACGGGAGAGAGACTGTTTAACTATTGGGGCTATAGTACAGTTGGTTTTTTTGCGCCCAAATCGGGTTATGCAGCAACTGGAAAGTTGGGAATGCAGGTGGATGAGTTAAAGGCATTGGTGAAGGAACTGCATAAAAACGGCATTGAAGTGATTTTAGATGTGGTGTTTAACCATACGGCAGAAGGCAACGAGTTGGGACAAATCATTTCGTTCCGAGGGATTGACAATAAGGTTTATTATATGTTGACCCCAGAGGGGTATTATTTTAATTTTAGTGGCTGCGGGAATACGCTCAATTGTAATCATCCGATTGTGCGGAATATTGTGTTAGATTGTCTGCGCTATTGGGCGGCAGAGTATCATATTGATGGCTTTCGGTTTGATTTGGCTTCGATTTTAGGCAGAGACCGTGATGGCACGCCACTAACCAATCCCCCCTTATTAGAAGTGTTAGCCTACGATCCGATTTTGGCCAAGTGTAAGTTAATTGCGGAAGCTTGGGATGCCGGTGGACTCTATCAGGTGGGGTCGTTTCCCTCCTTTGGTCGCTGGGCCGAGTGGAATGGTAAATATCGGGATATGTTGCGCCAGTTTGTTAAGGGAGATGCGGAAGTTTGGGATATGTCCCACCGTTTAATGGGGTCTCCGGATCTGTATGCGGAAACGAACCGCCCCCCAACGACTTCGATTAATTTTATTACGGCCCATGATGGGTTTACGTTGATTGATTTGTTCTCTTATAACGAGAAACACAATGAGGATAATGGGGAAGGCAACCAGGATGGAGCCAATGATAATTTTAGTTGGAACTGCGGTGTTGAAGGGGTAACAGATGACCCAGAAATTAATGCACTCAGACGACGACTGGTGAAAAATGCGATCGCCCTGCTCATGGTGAGTCAAGGTGTTCCCATGATCTTAATGGGAGATGAGATGGGACGCACGAAGCAGGGGAACAATAACACTTATTGTCATGATAATGAGCTAAATTGGCTCGACTGGTCGTTACTGGAGACCAATGCAGATATTTTTGAGTTTTTCCAGCACTGTATCGCCTTCCGTCATGCTCATCCGGTTCTGCGACGCAGTACCCATTTTCATCATCAAGATCTCGTCGGTAGTGGATATGCGGATATTAGTTGGCACGGAACCCAAGCCTGGAATGTGGACTGGGCTGACTATTCCCGGACTCTAGCCTTTTTGCTCTGCGGTGAACATGCCTACGATGGAGAAGGGAAGGACGACTATATTTATGTGGGGATGAATATGCATTGGGAACCCCTGACGTTTGAAATTCCCCAATTACCGGATGATAAACAGTGGCATTTGTTTGCCGATACGGGGTTAACTTCGGCTCAGAAAAGCTGGAAACCCGGAACAGAGGCGATTTTGGCCAATCAGTTTGAACAGAGATTGTGCGATCGCTCCGTATTGATCTTGGTCGGACGATAA
- a CDS encoding anti-sigma factor antagonist (This anti-anti-sigma factor, or anti-sigma factor antagonist, belongs to a family that includes characterized members SpoIIAA, RsbV, RsfA, and RsfB.), which translates to MEINIQTEDSVTLIEITGSIDGQTAPTLQEQILPVIGSTPKILLNMTGVSFMSSAGLRTLLLLHRKTEDKTINEQKIQIILVGLSEEIRDTMSITGFLDFFTICETIDEARSLA; encoded by the coding sequence ATGGAAATTAACATTCAAACCGAAGATTCAGTCACCCTGATAGAAATTACAGGAAGCATCGATGGACAAACGGCCCCCACGTTACAAGAGCAAATTCTCCCGGTCATTGGATCAACCCCCAAAATTCTGCTGAATATGACCGGTGTTTCGTTTATGTCCAGTGCTGGACTCAGAACCCTCTTACTCTTACATCGCAAAACCGAAGACAAAACCATCAATGAGCAAAAAATACAAATTATATTAGTCGGATTATCGGAAGAAATTCGCGATACCATGTCCATCACTGGGTTCCTAGACTTTTTCACCATTTGTGAAACCATAGATGAAGCCCGTAGCCTTGCCTAA
- a CDS encoding SpoIIE family protein phosphatase — MKSFSSHSLRFQLTVLVLLVVIPGLWGVSWLTRSMATAWMRQSAEYNKEIRAQELAHELMTYSSQMREVLSNIAQVPDLVSMNPERQQPILRFLVDTYGLTWAQTFDRQGQEVASTGEKSSKSVAQHAWFEKAIAAETSIEASISEVYQQPVLCSAVPIWAETEVIGVLRSCMNLVTLSRQLRSLRWGETGYAMLLDHQGYILVHPDISLLSQPQFMSWGDRPEIQPALTSPGQHFEQQDQNGNHWLGYSLPLGNGLILLLQEQAAELRQPEQQFWQLSVYLTLGTVLVIGIAVWLIATSFIRPITDLIVLATTLSTGELKPRIQVNREDEIGILVDSFNRMADQLQKSFRQLAQANQTLEDKVTQRTRELEAANKALYAANTALTFELEKGRQIQRNFLPKRDEAKPLVILNPPNWEVLAWFKPARQVAGDFYDAFELGDGYIGLVIADICDKGVGAALFMPLIQSLMRIFSGQTSLDGLVLTGKFSVTDLLHLTEDDNPYASHQLNALKAVELTNYYLAKNHGNLGMFATLFFGILDQKTGNLVYINGGHLPLFVLESRGGVKDSLPPTGPAVGINVDADYKTGQITLEPGDLLLGYTDGITDARSPQGESFSLESLLSILEQPATSATVLLERIINQINSHRGQTDQFDDMTLLVVRRSFLSVPPEHEVNSDPSAFKS; from the coding sequence ATGAAATCTTTTTCTAGCCATAGTTTACGCTTTCAGCTGACGGTCTTGGTTTTATTGGTGGTGATTCCGGGTTTATGGGGAGTATCCTGGTTAACCCGTTCTATGGCAACAGCATGGATGCGTCAGAGTGCTGAATACAATAAGGAGATTCGCGCCCAGGAGCTGGCCCACGAACTGATGACCTATAGTAGTCAAATGCGGGAAGTTCTCAGTAATATTGCACAAGTTCCAGATTTAGTGAGTATGAATCCAGAGCGTCAGCAACCCATTTTAAGGTTTTTGGTGGACACCTATGGGTTAACTTGGGCGCAAACCTTCGATCGCCAAGGACAAGAAGTGGCGAGTACGGGAGAAAAGAGCAGCAAGAGCGTCGCTCAACATGCCTGGTTTGAAAAGGCGATCGCCGCAGAAACCTCCATAGAAGCCTCCATTTCTGAGGTCTATCAGCAGCCAGTGTTATGTTCAGCTGTACCGATCTGGGCAGAAACCGAGGTCATTGGAGTGCTGCGAAGCTGTATGAACCTAGTCACCCTCAGTCGCCAACTGCGATCGCTCCGATGGGGCGAAACCGGCTATGCTATGCTCTTAGACCATCAGGGTTATATTCTCGTCCATCCGGATATTTCCCTGCTCTCCCAACCCCAATTCATGTCTTGGGGCGATCGCCCAGAAATTCAACCCGCCCTCACCTCCCCCGGACAGCATTTTGAACAACAAGACCAGAATGGAAACCATTGGTTAGGCTACTCCCTCCCCCTGGGGAATGGACTCATTCTCCTACTACAAGAACAAGCAGCCGAACTGCGCCAACCCGAACAGCAATTTTGGCAACTTTCCGTCTATTTAACCCTAGGAACCGTCTTAGTCATTGGCATAGCCGTCTGGTTAATTGCAACCAGTTTTATTCGTCCCATTACTGATTTAATTGTCCTTGCTACAACCCTTTCCACAGGAGAATTAAAACCAAGAATCCAGGTCAATCGAGAAGATGAAATCGGGATCTTAGTCGATAGCTTTAATCGTATGGCCGATCAGCTTCAAAAAAGCTTTCGTCAACTCGCCCAAGCCAACCAAACCCTAGAAGATAAAGTCACTCAACGGACAAGAGAATTAGAAGCCGCCAATAAAGCCCTCTATGCCGCCAACACCGCCTTAACCTTTGAATTAGAAAAAGGTCGGCAAATTCAACGCAATTTTTTACCCAAGCGGGATGAAGCCAAACCCTTAGTGATTCTCAATCCTCCAAACTGGGAAGTTTTAGCCTGGTTTAAACCCGCCCGTCAAGTCGCTGGTGATTTTTACGATGCCTTTGAATTGGGAGACGGCTACATCGGCTTAGTGATTGCCGATATTTGTGATAAAGGGGTCGGAGCCGCCCTATTTATGCCCTTGATTCAAAGTTTAATGCGGATTTTTTCCGGTCAAACCAGCTTAGATGGCTTAGTGTTAACAGGAAAATTTAGCGTCACCGATCTACTTCATTTAACAGAAGACGATAACCCTTATGCCTCCCATCAACTCAATGCCCTGAAAGCAGTCGAATTAACCAACTACTATTTAGCCAAAAATCATGGCAACTTGGGCATGTTTGCTACCTTATTTTTTGGTATCCTCGATCAGAAAACTGGTAACCTAGTTTATATCAATGGAGGCCACTTACCCCTATTTGTGCTTGAGTCTAGAGGTGGAGTAAAAGACTCCCTACCCCCGACTGGGCCAGCCGTTGGCATTAACGTAGATGCAGACTACAAAACCGGACAGATTACCTTAGAACCCGGAGATCTCTTATTGGGATACACTGACGGCATCACCGATGCGCGATCGCCTCAAGGTGAGTCCTTTTCCTTAGAAAGCTTACTCTCCATATTGGAACAACCCGCAACATCTGCTACTGTCTTGCTAGAGCGGATTATCAATCAGATCAACTCCCATCGGGGTCAAACCGATCAATTTGACGATATGACCCTACTGGTGGTTAGGCGATCCTTTCTATCCGTACCTCCAGAACATGAGGTCAACTCAGATCCTTCTGCCTTTAAGTCTTAA